The stretch of DNA GGAGTTTTGCTCTCATGTGGCCCAGTAACTTTATTATTCCTTCTTTTTCACTTGCTTCTCTTTTAATCCTTAAGATTTTTGATTTTGCtctatattttcaaatttattgaGAAAACTTTATTGCAGATTTATCAAAATACTGTGCGCAGCTTAACCAGGCTGTTTAGTTGAGACACGAACAATTTTGAATTGCAACACAACTAAGTGTTAAGCAAGGATAAATATTTACTACAGTTGTGCTGCTTCTCTGTATATTCTTGACTGTTTACAATATTTTGCTTTTGGTATTTGCTCTTCTGCCACCTCACTATGTGAAATCATCAGATTCACTGTTGACAAATACAAATGCATAACAGGCTAAGTAGAGACTAGCTACACAGACTTTATAAAAGCAAACACTTCCGAATCGTCAGAGAGGCAGCTAAATATTATGTTAGACAGCAGTACAATTTATGATGAATCATTGCTTATGGCTCAGTGCTAGCTGTTTGTACACGGCTAATACATGTGACATGATTTTCTCTATTAGAACACCAGATAAACATACTAACAGATCAAAGATACCTTTTTTACAGTAAACCAGTTATTAGTTACTAGTTATCAGTTACTAGTTATCAGTTACTAGTTATCAGTTACTAGTTATCAGTTACCAAGTTCCAGTTACCAGTTATTAGTTGCCGATTACCAGTTATGAGTTACTGGTTATCAGTGACTAGTTATGAATTACTAGTTATCAGTTTCCAATAACTAGTTACCGGTTATCAGTTACTAGTCAACAGAGCATGAATAGtggaattttttcaaaaactggTTTCAGCTCTTTTTGCCAGTGAGTATATAGTTTTTGCTAAATGCAGTAAATAGTTATTGAAAATGCTTGTAAAAAAGCAAACGGCAGAGTGAGtattgatactgatacaaatagTCAGTATCTATTTTTTGcacatcaaatattttttagctCTAAAGTTGTCCAGTGTACAGCTTTTGGTTAAAGTTGTTTATACTTTCATACAGtttaatttatagtttaataAAGCTATGACAAGATACTTTTTACACTGGCAACATGACTAAATATTAAACTCTGATTTCTGTATAGGTAGGAAGTTGATAATCAATACAAATTTTTATCATGCAGTATTTGTACATTTTAGCAATAATCTGCACATTGGTTCATGTTATAGCGCCAGTAAGTACAAGAGAGGTGGCAGCTCTAGTACTATAATAGAACTCATCTCACgattaatttttaatacttgTAAATTAGACTTACTTTGACTATTATTACAATTAATTTCtacatcatattattaaaataatgttatacaactacaaataacttccTAAAACACCATGCAGTCTTATAGACTAACCTCAAATGCACTTATTAAGATGATTTGAAGAACTACACACCGAGATAAGGTGAAGTTTTTTACCGATGCAttggtaaattaaaaaaattttttgtagcAATTTTGACTGTATAGTTTAGgttcttgaaattaaaacaaaatactaGCGAAATTCTATTTAGTAACTGCTAACCTTTCTTCGAACCATTAGATTTCAATCTTGAGATTATTTTAGCTTATTATTTTTAGTAACTAAACAATTCAAGTCCATGATTTTTTATGATAGATTTAATCTTACTTTAAAAGGATAAATTGAATATATAAGGACAAGCTTTTATCTATAGCCATTCATACGGTATAGAATAATGTTCTGAAACACGTCACTTGTACACGACAGCTGTACAATGTAAACCACTGCTTGCTGGTTTGCTGCGAAGATAAGTTTAGACTTTCAAGCAGTGAATGATTACATCAACGGAAACtagtttttgaaatatttattttataaacttacACAATGAAATCATAATATTGCTCAGCAAATATTCCACTTGTAATCTTATCACTCCTGTCAACTCATTTCATGGCCACCTGTAAACGGATCACCTAATTGGAGCATCTCATGCCTCGTTtagtattttacatgtataaaaactgAACAATACCATTCAGACTGTTTATAATTGTaattaaaacagaaaatattaTCTCAAATTTATAGACTTTCATAATCGATGAATGAAATAATTTAGCTATATTTGACTTATTGAAATGAGTGTTCCTCATTGGATAGATTACAATCAACATTCTAATTCTTTTTATCTGAAATTAGCATTATTTGAGGTTCATTTAAGAGAACTAACAGATttaataaaagaaataaaaaaagaaataaaatatgtgttttaaattcaagttaaattgttagaaattataaaaatttacttttgaAATAATATTCAAATTTCTAGTAGTGTGGAGTGTAGATGAAGTGCAGTGTAAATATCAAAGCCGCTTATTTTGTTGCAatagaaaattgtttttaatgtgtCAACTTTAGCACAATAATGACGCTTTTAACGGGCCATTTATGAGATTGATTAAAAAGTCAGCCAATATGGTGCTCAAATTTTAATGGTTAAATCGAGTGTGGTAATCAACCACCTTATGAAGCCACAGATTAATTATAGTAATTAGAGAACATATAGCTGGATGAGAGGCTTGAGCCCATATCATTCACCTTATTTTTTTGAGCAAATCATTCCCCTTCTTCAGGCAAGAATAAATGTACAGATCGTTATTCTTTCTGTTAGATGATAGAGAAAGCAAATAGACCGGCAGAAAACGGCTAGTAATCGTGTAGATATCAAGTCTACTGATACCAATAGATTTAATTTAGCTCATTCGAGCCataaataataaagttaaatttaaaaaagtggAAACGATAGGTCATCTTTCTACCCCTTCGAGCAAACAGCGTTATTACAACATGCTATCAGCAATCAGCCATTTGACATATCAAAGTAAACGAATTTACAAAACCCTTGCAAATATTAACGTTCGGAAAAGAAACTCACAAAATATATCCTCGACAGCATCATTCAGCTAAACAACATTAAACATGAGCAAAGCTACTTCTATTATTACCCTTATTACCCCAATTTTACAGAAACTATTTTTCCTTTGGTATTTTTGTGGTAACGTCGTGGCATGCTTCCGCCATCATTTGCTAAGCAACTAACTGTATTTttaagaatttaaaaatatgtttaaagtaaattatttacataaaaGGCTGAACTTGTTTTTCCTGCGAGATAAAATTATATGACCTCCTTAAAAGAGTTGGTTTAATTAACTGACAAATGAAACAACTGTTATTAATGATTTTagcacaaaatatatatttttgctcaaaaaaaacaaaaatctcCATCAAAGAAGCTTCTGAAGCTTTCTATAACATCCCTATAACACTCAATGTCAATAACACTCAATGTCTATGACATTCAATATCTATGACATCACATAGCTAAGACGTACTTGGAGCATCAATCATATGTTATTCATGAAAAATGTATAAACAAAAATAGGGCATCAGACAGATATAAGAAAAGTATGCCTTAATACATGCCTTTTGCTGAATATATATGTTGAtgcatgtacgtatatatgtatgcaaACCACCCAAGCAAGTACACCAGCAATTGCCAATTAGCCCCATTTGGTGAATGCAATATGTAGATGATAACATACAAGTTATTTCTCACAAGTTAAAAgaaaaaggtttcattaaaACCACCTCTTCTCTTTAACCATCAGACTGAGGTATATAGCAGTAGAGAGCTGATTTGTAGAAAAAAACGAACGGAATCAGTGATTTAATCAAGAGGCTGCAACTTCTCAATTTGATTGgtaactttacagttttttggcAACGAGCAATGCATTCACGTGCGTATTTTTCACATTCTCAGGTACTCCCGAGTAGTTTGAATAGTCTGAGAACGGCAACTCTAGAATAGTCTCGAACTGGAACTTTTCAAGCAGTATTCTCTGTGTGTAGTAGCTCGTCACTTCCGAGATCATGACGGTGTACCCGAGTTCCTTCGCTAATGGCAGCACCATGGCAGACATTTTACTTCCCAAGCCTCTCTTTGTGTATTCTGGGATGACACTGAGAAGGCTGATCACCCAGACTTTGTCCACTCTAAAAGAGAACCATATAAAAGTTTATGTAATTTAACCCTCTCGCTGCCaaagacgcatttatgcgtttccTGGGGTTAAGTGCCACAGACGCAtaattgcgactttcccagcaattgcgtagtaacttcattttattattcgttgacaacataacccacggtctttaggactttcaAGAAAATGACAACATTGTCCGAAGTTgtctttataaaattagcctaaaattatGAAGCAATTTTatacttttgtttgagaactactaACTTGAAAACGAAcaaattttgtgtgagttcattaactacctcgcggagtcagaaaacaggtaattacttatgttgatggcgttttagccaattcagatttagattttcgtgattatacacaTAACTAAAGTAGCAGTAGTGACTCTGATAATGGTGAAAGtgatagttttgtaagagtaaggaacatcgTGGAGGATCAtcttagcttcgtagcgatcgcttcacatagctttatcatcgcacaaagtatacatacactgaatttttttgcatagtagtgttagttaaaatgttggcgaaataaaatatgttacaaaaatgctCTAGgtagtttgaaattgaaaaaatattgtatacatatcatgaagcaatatcggcaattttcggtaaaatggctggcactaggccgatagccAATTTCGTACATGgttggcagcgaaagggataataaaatatgaaaatacatCACAGCTGAAGAATGGGTGCAACTTTGAAGCACTGAATGACTTGTTATATATGATGGCTGATTTTCAGCAAAAAAATTCttatgttaaaaattaaagtggaaaaataattaaaaagaaattacttttatacttttttatttcaaatagttataacgtttatattttatattttctttttcttatcATGAGTCTTTATTTTACTTCCAGGCTTGCTATACTTGTACAGTAATTGATCATTGATTGTTGATTTTTTGTAAGAAACGCAGCATGAAAAATGAATTTGCTTTTTCTGTTTTCAAACAGCTTTTTAATCACTTGAGAAGTGTGTTATAACAAAAACATCTTAAACCATTTTTTTGCAAAGCCACCAAAATGCCATTTCGCTATTTACAAAGGCTCATACACAGAATGAATCGTagctataatttaaaataaccaataaataAACATTCTTGAGATAATCCTTTCTGGTCTGATGACATTTTTTCGCCTCTGAGATGCGCTTGCTTTAGTTGTATTTCTAAATTTATGGCTGTAGTCATAATTGtatcaaaagtttaaaaatatatactggCCAATGAGAAAGCTGATAATGTTATTTACCCGTATCGTTGGAAGGCATCACCTTCTTTGTGGAGCTGCCTTAGGAAGTAGTCCATCTCCTCTAGCTTCTTTACGATGTGGTTGTTAGAAAAATGCTTTTTGAAGTTTCGTAGATCCTTCACTGGCTTTTTTGGATCCTCGTGAGTTGGAATAACTGCTTTTCGGTTGGTCTTTTCAACAGTTCGGGATGTTGAGAACAGGAAACCGGCAACCTACAAAAAATCAAGAACCCTCCGTGTGCTGATGCAATAAGATGTACTGATCACTCAGACTCATTAGCTATAATAGGTTTACTACCCTTTACATGGAATACATCTTTCTTCTTTTTTTCTGTCAGCCGATAATCTGACTATCTGAATAACTAAggaattaaaacataaaaacccAACTTATGCTTTTTCCTGCATTAATATCATATATCTTGAAGGTGAACTTGCACAAGACTTTTaggaaattttatcagaaagtattgataatttgttattattttcgcttgtttttggtgtttgaggtgatctgatttcaaaattaaaatcgacaaaaaccGATTGTGATTCAAATGCCCAGGTTAGACC from Watersipora subatra chromosome 2, tzWatSuba1.1, whole genome shotgun sequence encodes:
- the LOC137387648 gene encoding arylalkylamine N-acetyltransferase-like 2 gives rise to the protein MEDIELQIWHEEKRTRWRELLGPWYNFWHFGTLTTGAMAGENLEEHRKSLDGVFYDHMTYNDLPLIVAWDKKAKKVAGFLFSTSRTVEKTNRKAVIPTHEDPKKPVKDLRNFKKHFSNNHIVKKLEEMDYFLRQLHKEGDAFQRYGVDKVWVISLLSVIPEYTKRGLGSKMSAMVLPLAKELGYTVMISEVTSYYTQRILLEKFQFETILELPFSDYSNYSGVPENVKNTHVNALLVAKKL